GCCCAAAAGGCCCGGACAAACAGACGTGCGCGGGTCAAGCGCCGTTCACGGTCGGCGAAGAAATTCCGGGGCTCCCCCCCACTTTTTAAGGAGCCCTTAATGTCCGACAGTCCTCAGGATGTCTCGCGCCGCCAGCTGCTGCTGGGCGGCACCGGCGCGGCGGTTGCCGCCGCCTTCGGCGGTCCCATCGCCGCGCTGGCCAACACGGTCGATCAGGCGTACACCGCGCAGTGCCTGCCCGACGACGCTTCGGTGCGCACGGACAGCCCCTACGGCCCCGTGGCCCCGGTGAACGACCAGACCACCGGCCTGCCCCTGGTGCAACTGCCCGCGGGCTTCACCTACAAGAGCTACGGCTGGGCGGGCGATGTGATGAGCGACGGCCTCATCACGCCGAACTCGCACGACGGCATGGGCGTGGTGCTCTCGCGCCGGGTCGGTCGCAGCAACGAAATCATCCTGGTGCGCAACCACGAGCGCTCCACCAGCAGCAGCGCGGCCAACATCGTGGGCGCTTCGCGCGAGAGCGTGGCCAAGTACGACACCGGCATCACCGGCACCAGCTACCAGATCGGGGGCAACACCAACCTGGTCTGGCGCGATGGCAGCTGGGTGTCGAGCTACGCCACGCTCGGCGGCATCTACCGCCCGTGCGCGGGCGGCGCCACCACCTGGGGCAGCTGGCTCAGCAACGAGGAGATCCTCAGCAACAACGTCAGCAGCACGGGCAAGAAGCACGGCTACATCTTCGAGGTGCCGGCCGACACCAGCCTGAACGCGGCCGATCCCACGCCCATCGTGGCCATGGGCCGCATGGCGCACGAAGCCAGCGCCATCGATCCCGCGACCGGCTACTGGTACCTCACCGAAGACCAGGGCAACGCCAACACGCTGTACCGCTTCCGCCCGAACAACCTCAGCGGCGGCCTGGGCAGCCTGCACCAGGGCGGCCTGCTCGAAGGCCTGGCCGTGGTCGGCCAGCCCAACGCGGACCTGCGCTATCCCACGCTGTGCCAGGAGTTCCAGTGCGCCTGGGTGCCGGTGGACAGCCCCGACGCCGATGCCGCCACGATCTCGACCACCGTCGGCTCGGTGACCGGCAGCGGCCCGTTCCGCGGCGCCTATGCGAACGGCGGCGCGATCTTCGGCGCCAACGAAGGCTGCTGGGTCGCCAACGGCACGGTGTTCTTCACCGACAAGGCCACCAGCGCCGCCGGCAACGGCCGCCCCGCGCGCAGTGGCGTGATCTGGGCGCTCGACCTCGCGACCCTGGTGCTCAAGGCCATCTTCGTGGGCCGCGACCGCGTGATCGGCAACTCGCCCGACAACATCTGCGTGAGCCCGCGCGGCGGGCTGCTGTTCTGCGAGGACGGCGGCACGTCCAGCCCCACCAGCGGCACCATCGTCGCGCAGGAGCTCAAGGTGCTCACGCCCGAAGGCAAGACCTACACCTTCGCGTCGCACAACTTCAACTTCACCAGCGCCCAGATGCAGGCCGTGGGCAAGGCCGGCAGCAACGCGGGCAACCACCGCAACACCGAATGGGCCGGCAGCGTGTTCAGCCCCGATGGCCGCGTGCTGTTCGTCAACCTCTACACGCCCGGCGTCACGCTGGCCATCACCGGCCCGTGGAGCAAGGGCAGCCTCTGAACCCCCAGGAAGCCACACCATGAAATCCCTTGCCTATTCCCTCATCGCGGCCCTGGGCCTGAGCGCGGGCGCGCAGGCCGCCACCTTCGAAGGCGTGGTGGCCGGCACGGCCACCCACACCGAGTACAGCGAACCCGGCCTGATCTCGTTCGACCTGGACTTCGCCTCGCTCGGCACCACGACGCTGCGCTACGTGGTCGAAGCCGCCGACTTCGGCAGCCTGAGCTTCAACGCGCTGCTGATCAACCGCATCGGCCTCGGTGGCGTGGGCGTCACGGGCTATCGCGTGGACATCGGCGCCGGCCTGTTCGCGTCCGTGGGCACGGCCTACCGCGAGTTCTCCGAGTCTTATGCCAGCGTCGACTTCAACGGCTCGAGCGCCGTGGTCGATTTCGGCATGCCCGAGTTCTACGACGTGCGCCTGGGCGATCCCAAGGGCTATGCGGGCAACGTGAACTGGTCCATCACGGGGCTCAACGCCGGCGACGTGCTCAACATCTCGGTCACGGCCGTGCCCGAGCCCGAGGGGCTGGCGATGTTGCTCGCCGGCCTGGGCGCGGTGGCCGCCTTCGCGCGCCGCCGCCGCAGCGCGGCCTGATCCCGGCCCGCGGCCCGCGGCCCGTGTCCGAGGCCCGGGCCATGGCCCGGTCTTCGCCGGGCCCGTCGAACGCCCATCCCGCGCATGCCGTTGGATGGGCGTTTGTTTTGAAGCCGCAGCTGCAATGGTCTTTTCGGATCAGCGCGGCGCGCTTGGCGCACAGCAAAGCCGTGATGCTGGCTGACCATCATCACGCAGGCCTTTGACAGGGTGCCGCTCGGGGCACCCGCAGGTGCCCACGAACACGCCCATGCCGCTCCGATCCGCACACCACCGCCCCGTTCCCTCCACCGCGCGCCTGCGCCGCCTGAGCCTGGCCATGTCCCTGGCACTGCCGCTGTCGGCCATGGCCACCGACGTGCCCCAGGCGCTGCCCTTTGCCCAGAACTGGAGCAATGCCGGCCTGATCACCACCGCCAACAACTGGTCGGGCGTGCCGGGCATCGTGGGCTATGTGGTGGCAGGGCCCACCACCGGCGGCATCGATCCGCAGACGGTGCTCGCGCCCTCGACCGACGTGAACGTGGCGCCGAACCAGACCGCGCCCAACACCTACAGCACCGGCGGCGTGGCCGAGTTCGCGCTGGCCGACCCGGTGGTGGCGCTGGCCGGCTCGAACGGCGCGCACGCGCCCAACATCGTGCTGCACCTGGACACCCGCGGCAAACAGGCCGTTCGCGTGCGCTACGTGCTGCGCGATCTCGACGGCTCCAGCGACAACGCCATCCAGCCCGTGGCCCTGCAGTACCGCGTGGGCCGCAGCGGCAACTTCATCAACCTGCCCGCGGGCTTCGTGGCCGACGCCACCTCGGGTCCGAGCCTGGCCACCCTGGTGACCCCGGTGGACGTGGTGCTGCCCGCCGCCGCCGACAACCAGGCCGAGGTGCAGGTGCGCATCATCACCACCAATGCGGCCGGCAACGACGAGTGGGTGGGCATCGACGACATCCAGGTCGACGGCGACAGCCTGGGCGGCGGCGTGAACGCGCCCATCGCCACCACCTGCCCGGCCAACGCCGCGTTCGACACCGGCACCGGCGGCAGCTTCGCCGTCTCGGCCAGCGACAGCGACAGCGTGGTCAATGGCGCCACGCTCGCGGCCAACACGCCCGCCGCCATCACGCTGTCCGCGTTCACGCCCGCCACGCTCGAAGGCGGCAGCGCCAGCGCCACCATCGCCGTGGCCGGCTCGCTGGCCGCCGGTTCGTACCCGGTGCAGATCAACTTTGCCAACGACGAGCTGCAGACCGCGAGCTGCACCGTCACCATCGCCGTCGAAGGCACCACCCCGATCCCGCAGATCCAGGGCAGCGGCGCGCGCAGCCCGCTCGAAGGCCAGCGCGTGACCACGCGCGGCGTGGTCACGCGCATCAACAGCAACGGCTACTTCCTGCAAGACCCGGTGGGCGATGGCGATCCCGCCACCTCCGACGGCATCTTCGTCTTCACCAGCACCGCGCCCACGGGCGTGGTCGCGCTCGGCAACGAGCTGCGCGTCACCGGCACCGTCACCGAGTTCGCGGTGGGCACCGGCGCCGAGGCGCAGGCCCGGCCCGTGACCGAGCTCACCGGCACCACCGCCACGCTGGTGAGCACCGGCAACAGCGTCGCGCCCGTGGTCATCACGCTGCCCGAGGTGGCCGATGGCGAACTCGAGCGCTACGAAGGCATGGTGGTGCGCATCGCCTCGCCGCTGACGGCCTCGCAGAACTTCTTCCAGGGCCGCTACGGCCAGGTCACGCTGGCGGCCGAGGGCCGGCTCGAAAAGCCCACCAACCGCCACCCCGCGAACTCCGCCGAGGCCCTGGCCATGGCGCAGGACAACGCGCGCCGGCGCATCCTGCTCGACGACGGCAGCACGCAGCAAAACGTCAACCCCACGCCCTACATCGGCGCCGACAACACGCTGCGCGCGGGCGACACCCTGCCCGACGGCCTCACCGGCGTGATCGACTACGGCCTGGCCACCAACCTCGCCGACGGCCTGAGCGACTACCGCATCCACCCGATCGGGCCCGTGAACTTCGTGCGCAGCAACCCGCGCCCGGCCACGCCGCCCGCGGTCGGCGGCAACGTGCGCGTGGGCAGCTTCAACGTGCTCAACTACTTCAGCACCATCGACCAGGCCGGCGCCTCGTGCTTCCCCGGTGGCACGCGCAGCGACTGCCGCGGCGCCGACAGCGCGCTCGAACTCACGCGCCAGCGCAACAAGATCGTGCCCGCCATCAACGGCCTGGGCGCCGACATCGTGGGCCTGATGGAGATCGAGAACAACGGCAACGGCGCGGCGCAGGACCTGGTGAACCAGCTCAATGCGGCCGCCGGCGCCGGCACCTGGGCCGTGGTGGGCCTGCCCACGGGCGGCACCGGCACCGACGCCATCCGCGTCGCCATGATCTACAAGCCCGCCCGCGTCACCCCGTACGGCGCCGCGCTCAGCGACACCGCGGCCATCCACAACCGCCCGCCGCTGGCGCAGACCTTCCAGCTGTCCAATGGCGAGCGCTTCACCGTGGTGGTCAACCACTTCAAGTCCAAGGGTTGCGACAGCGGCTCGCCCGCGGCCGACCTCGACCAGGGCGATGGCCAGGGCTGCTTCAACGACCGCCGCCAGCAGCAGGCGCAGGCACTGCTTGGCTTCATCGGCCAGCTCCAGGCCACCGACCCCGACGTGCTCGTGATCGGCGACCTCAACGCCTACGGCAAGGAAGACCCCATCCTCACGCTGGCCGGCGCCGGCCTGGTCGACCAGATCGACCGCTTCAACGGGCTCGGCTACTCGTACGTGTTCGATGGCGAGGCGGGCTACCTCGATCACGCCTTGGCCACGCCCACGCTGAGCGCCCAGATCACGGGCGCGCGCCACTGGGCCATCAACGCCGACGAGCCCTCGATCATCGACTACAACACCGAGTTCAAGGTCGGCGATCCGCAGTGCAGCGGCAGCTGCAGCCCCGACTATTACCAGGCCAGCGTGTACCGCTCCTCGGACCACGACCCGGTGCTGGTGGGCCTGTCGCTGCTGCGCCCGGTGCAGGGCACGGCCGGACGCGACACCTTGGTCGGCGGCGCGGGCGATGACCGCATCACCGGCGGCCCGGGCGCCGACACGCTCACCGGCGGCGCGGGTGCCGACACCTTCGTCTACACCGACCTGCGCGACGGCATCGACACCATCACCGACTTCACGCCCGGCACCGACCGCATCGACCTGAGCGCGCTGCTGGCCGCCATCGGCCAGAACCCCGCGAGCGCGATCGCCGACGGCGTGGTGCGTCTGGTCGATACCGCGGCCGGCCTGAGCCTGCAGATCGACAGCGACGGCAGCGCCGGCCCCATCGCGGCGCGCCCGCTCGCGGTGCTGCGCGGTGTCACCGCGGGCCAGATCCAGCCGGCCCGCGACCTGGGCCTTTGATTTCCACCTCCACAGGACCGATCCCATGAAGAACCGTTTCACCCTGGGCGCGCTCGCCGCGTCGCTGATGCTCGCCGGCAGCCTGAGCGCCGTGCAGGCCGAAACCCTCACCATCCTGCACATCGGTGACCAGGAGTCCTGGCTGATCTCGGCCCAGGGCAACCTGCGCAACGACGCCAGCCAGCCGATCTCGTTCTACGGCGGCATCGACCGGCTGGCCACGGTGGTGGCCAACCGCAAGGCCGCCGCGCCCGGCACGGTGCTCACGCTGAATGCGGGCGACTCCTTCCTGCCCGGCCCGCGCCTGACGGCAAGCTTCGCCAACCTCGCCACCGCGCACCCCGACGGCGGCCAGGACTTCTACGACGCCATTGCCAACCGCCGCATCGGCGTGGACGCCACCACCTTCGGCAACCACGAGTTCGACCTCGACAACACCGGCCCGGTCGCCGCGCGCTTCGCCCAGGTCTCGGGCACCACCTACCTCTCGGTCAACCTCGACTTCTCGGTCACGCCCCAGTTCGCCGACCTCGCGGCGCAGGGCAAGGTCGCGGCCTCCAAGGTGTTCACCACCGCGGGCGGCAAGAAGGTCGGCGTGATCGGCGTCACCACGCCGCTGCTGCCCTCCATCTCTTCGCCGCCGGCCGGCATCATGAAGAACTGGAGCGCCGGCAACAGCGAGCTGCAGAACCTGCAGGCCCTGCTGCCCCTGGTGCAGGCCGAGATCGACGACCTGCGCAACAACCAGGGCGTGAGCGTCATCGTGGTGATGAGCCACCTGCAGAACGCGCAGAACGAAACCGGCGTGATGATTCCCGGCCTGCGCGGCGTGGACCTGGTGATCTCCGGCGGCGGTCACGAGCTCATGACCGACAGCGACGACCTGCTCATCAACAGCGGCGTCGCGCCCACCTACACGCAGCACCCGATCACCGCGCTCGACGCCGAAGGCAAGGCCGTGCCGCTGGTCACCGGCCACTTCGGCAACCGCTACGTCGGCGAACTGCGCATCGACGTGGACGACAGCACCGGCCGCGTCAAAGGCCTGCTCGGCTCGAAGATGATCCGCGTGAGCGGCGCCGCGGCCGACGCCGACGCCGTGACCGGCGACGCCACCATCCAGGCCCAGGTGGTGCAGCCCGTCAGCAGCTACATCGCCGCGCTCAACGCCCAGGTCATCGGCACCACGGGCGTGAAGCTCAACGGCCCCACCCACGTGGCCTGCTCGCCCGCGCCCTGCCAGTACGTCGCGGGTGTGCGCAACGCCGACACCGGCCTGGGCAACCTGGTCGCCGACGCCCAGCGCTTCGCCGGCAAGGCCGAGGTCGCGATCCAGAACGGCGGCGGCATCCGCACCAGCATCGCGGTGCCGGGCAACGTGACCGTGGGCGACACCTTCAACGTGCTGCCCTTCACCAACCTGGTCAAGCGCGCGCCGGCCATGAACGCCGCGCAGCTCAAGGACCTGATGGAGCACTCGGTGGCCGCCTCCACGCCCACGGGTAGCGCCCAGGGCCGCTTCGCCCAGGTCTCGGGCATGCAGGTGGTGTACGACACCACGCGCACGCCGCGCGGCACCGCCGTCGGCAGCGGCGACCGCATCCGCCGCATCGTGCTCGACGATGGCACCGTGCTGGTCGACAACGGCCAGGTCGTCTCGCCGCGCGTCTTCTCGTTCGCCACCATCGACTTCACCGCCAACGGCGGCGACGGCTATCCCTTCGCCGCCAACGGCGTGGTGTTCGAGAACAACGTCAACACCATCACCTACCAGGAAGCGCTGGCCAGCTTCATCCGCGCGCCCAAGGCCGAAGGCGGCCTGCAGCGCCTGAACGCGGCCGACGGCGACGAGATCACCGCCAACATGTACGGCATCGAGAACGCCTTCGACCGCCACGGCCGCCTGATCGACCTCGCCGTCGCGCAGTCCACGCCCGGCATCGTGATCAACGGCACCGCCGGCCGCGACACCCTGGTCGGCACCGCGGGCGACGACGTGATCACCGGCGGCGCGGGCGCCGACACCCTCACCGGCGGCGCCGGCGGCGACCGCTTCGTCTACACCAGCGTGCGCGACGCGGGCGACACCATCACCGACTTCACGCCCTACGCCGACAAGATCGACTTGAGCGCGCTGCTCGCCAGCCTGGGCGTTGTCGGCGACGGCGTGGCCAGCGGCCACATCGGCCGCGTGGACGTCATCGGCGGCGTGCAGCTGCTCATCGACACCGACGGCAGCGCCGGCCCGATCGCGCCGCGCCCGCTGGTGCTGCTCAAAGGCCTGACCGCGGCCCAGTTCGTGCCCGGCCGCGACCTCATCGGCAACACCGCTCCCTGATCCCGCCCATCCCTGAACCGATCTCTTCACCCAAAGGAAAGCCATGAAAACCACCCGCCAACTGCTCGCCGCGGCCGCGCTGATCGTGACGGGGGTGGCCCCCGCGCTCGCGCAGGGCACCACCTTCCAGAACGGCAGCTTCGACGCCGGCCAGACCGGCTGGACGCTCTGGGGCGATGCCCAGATCCGCACCACCGGCAGCAAGACCGCGGTGCTGTCCACCGCCACCACCGCGTACGAAGACGACGCGCCGCTGCCCGCGGGCTTCAACAACAACAGCGGCGTCTCGCCGGTCAACTTCTACGAAGCGCCCAGCATCGCGGGCCTGCTGCCCACGGCGCTCGACATCGGCGGCTACGCGATCGAGGCCTCGGCGATTTCGCAGGACTTCTTCGCCACCGCGGGCGACACGCTGTCGATCAAGTTCGACTGGGCCTTCCTGTCGACCGAATCGATCAACCCCGACTTCGCGTTCATCGCCATCAACGACACCGTGGTGAAGTTCACCGACGCGTTCACGCTGCCCAACGTGAGCACCTTCAACAGCACCTTCGGCGATTTCAACGATGTGGCCTGGGGCTGGTCCAACGCCTCGTTCAGCTATACCGCCAACGCCAGCGGCGCGGTGCGCCTGGTGCTCGGCGTGGTCGACCTCAACGACGACCTGAGCACCTCCGAGCTGCGCCTGGACAACATCAGCGTGAGCGCGGTGCCCGAGCCCGAGACCATCGCCATGCTGCTGGCCGGCCTGGGCGTGATCGGCGCCGCCGCGCGCCGCCGCGCGCCGGCCCGCACGGCCGCCTGAGACGGCGCTTCGTTCAGCCCGCCGCCACCGCCTTGCCGCGCCGATGACGCAGCCAGCCGCCCAGACCCGCCAGACCCGCGAGCCACAGCAGCGCGGTCTCGGGCTCGGGCACGGGCGACACGCTCACGCGCACGATGAGGTCGTCGAAGTCGGGGCGGCCCTTGTCGCGGCCGATGTTGAAGAACAGCAGCGCGCTGCTGGCGTCCTCGGACAGCACCAGCGCGTGCGGCCGCAGGTGGCCCCAGCGCGCGCCGACCAGATCGTCGAGCACCGACAGATCGACCCGGCCGGCGCTGGCCTGCTCGAAGCTCAGGCTCTGGCCCAGCGTGAAGGGCAGGCGCTGCGCGTCGCGTGCGGTGTCGTGGCGGCCTTTGGCGGGGTGGTCGTGGCCCCAGTGGCTCCAGTGGCCCCAGTGGCTCCAGTGGCCCCAGCCCCAGCCCGGCCGGTCGGCCGCCTCGGTGCCGACCACGGTGAAGCTCAGCGTGGCCGGCCCGTCGAGGACCAGCCGCGCGTTGCGCAGCACGCTGTCCAGATCGAAGCCGCCGGTGTAGGTGGCCGCATCGCCCCACCAGACCGGGTCGAAGCGCGAGGGCAGGTCCAGGGACTTGCCGCCCTGAGTGGACAGCGATTGCGCGTGGCCCAGCGAGGCCGCCAGGCCCAGCGCCAGCACGGCGGCGCGGGCGATCGAACGAACGGTTTGCATCACGGTTTCCTTGGCTGTGGCCGCGCCTGGCGCGGCCGGATTCATCACGAAGACATCGAGGAGCGGTACACCCTTCGGCAGGCCTGACGTCGAACACCCCATCGTCGAGACCCCGGTGAAGGGCTGCTGGCCGGAATTTTCCGGGCCGCGGTCCTGCGCTGTGTGTCTTCGCGTGCCTGGGCGCGGGCATATCCATGGTCCGATCGGATGATTCCGGAGGCGCGGTGCGAATCCCATCCCCTGTCGTGCGGCGGCGTGCCGCGCTCTGGTGCCTGTTGGCCGCGCCGCTGACGGCCGCAGCGCTCGAGGGCGGGGCTGGCGCGTCTGACCCGCAGGCGGGCACGCCGGCCGCCGCCGTCGGCAGCCTGTACGCGGCGCAGCGCCTGCTCTCGGGCGTGCTGATCGATCGGCAGTGGGTGCTCACGGCCGCGCACGCGGTCAACGGCGCGGTGCCGGCCGAGGTGGTGTTCCGCTCACCGCTGGCGGGCGGCTTCGTGGCGCGCGCCCGGGCCGTGCACGTGCACCCCGGGTTCGTCACCGGCCAGGTCGACCTCGCGCTGGTGCAGCTCGAACGCCCGGCGCCCGCTGCGCTGCCGCCCGCGCCGCTCTACACCGGACCCTTGCTGGGCCACATCGTGCACCTGGTCAGCCACGGCGGCAGTACCACGCTGATCACCACCGGCGAGAACCGCGTCGACGCGCTGCAGCCCGATGCCGCGGGCCGGCCCTTGCTGTACCTGTTCGACCAGGACGGGCCCGACCTCTCGAGCAACGTGATCGGCCCGGCCGTGCCCGCCAACGGCACGCTGGGCGCGGGGCGCGAGGCCACGCTCGCCGCGGGCGATTCGGGCAGCGCGGCCTTCGTGGTGCTCGATGGCCGCTGGGGCCTGGCCGGCATCAACACCTTCCAGGCCACGGTCACGCCCAAGGGCGGCGGGCCGGTCGGGCGGCTGGCCGGGGGCATCTGGCTCGCGCCGCAGGCGGCCTGGATCGCGCGCGTGCTGCGCGGCGAAGCGGCCGACGCCAAGCCCTGATCAGGCCTCGGGCCGCAGGCCGAGCGCGGCCTGAAAGCGCGGCGGCACCGCCACCAGCATCGAATGGTGGCGCGCCTGCACCTCGCTGGCCGTCACGATGCGGTGGGTCTGGCCGCGCCACAGGTCGCGCAGATCGGCCCAGCGCCGGCCCAGCCAGGTGCGGGGCAAGGGCGGGGCGGCATGCCAGGCGAAGCGGTAACCCAGGCCGGCGAGCAGGCGCACGGCCTCGGGCTGGCCATCCCGGAACTCGGCCAGGTGCTGCTCGAGCACGATCAGGGGCTGGCCACGCGCGATGGCGTTCAGGCCGCCCTTGAGCACTTCGGTCTCGAAGCCTTCCACGTCGATCTTCATGAAATCGGGCCCGCGCCCGTCAAGCGCCAGATCGTCCAGCCGCTCGATGTCGATCGACACCTTGCGATCGCCCTGCGCGGACGCGTTGCGCAGCGACGAGCCGCCCAGGTTGGTGGCGTGTTCGAACAGCTCGAAGCGCCCCGCCTCGCTGCCCAGGCCGACCCTGCGCGCGTGGATGCGCGGGTCCCACTGCGTGTTGAAGCGCAGCAGTGCGAAGGTGTCGGGATGGGGCTCGAAGGCATGCACCGCGGCGAAGCGGCGCGCGAAGAACAGGCTGTGGTTGCCGATGTTTGCGCCGACGTCCAGGGCCACGCCCGCGGCGAACGTGGCGGCCAGCGGCTGCAGGAACGCGAACAGCAGCGCCAGTTCGTCGCGTTCGTAGACGCCGTGCTGGTTGATGTCGATGCCGATCAGGTCGTTGGCGAAGATCGCCATCTTGTGGCCGCGTTGCGCCGCATGCACCGCCGCGCGGCGCAGCAGCGCACGGGTGATGTAGCGGTCCACCAGGGCCCCGACGGGCTGCGCCTGGCGCACGCAAAGCAGGGTGGCGGCCTGGCCGGGGGCGGAGGGGGTCGAAGGCGTCATGGGCGGGCTGTCGGTTGGCGCATCAGCGCGGTGCGATGGGCGGGGGGCGCAGGGCAGGGCACACGGCCACGCCATAGCCGGACCCCGAGCGGAACAGGCGGTCGAGCGCGGCCGGCACGTCCGCGCGCCGGGGCGGCAGCCGGCAGGCATCGGCATCGGCGCGCGCGTGCAGTGCGGTCATCGGCACCAGGTCCACCGCCTCGCGCGCACCGGCGGGTGGGCATCCCTTGAGCCGCGGCTCGTAGGCGGGCTCGAAGGCGTTCGCGGGCCGCAGCAGCGTCAGCCAGGGCGGCACGCCGCACACCGCCACCCCGCGGTCCTGCAGTTGCCGCAGCGGTCCGAGCGCGGCCGCGGCATCGGGCCGCTCGCGCCAGGCGCTCACGCCATCGCGCAGCAGCGATTGCGCCAGCCCCGCGCTGGCCAGCAGCGCGCACAGCAGCGCCGTGGTCCGCGCTGCGGTCGGCCCGGGCGCGCGCGGCGGCGCATCGCGCAGCGAGGCCAGCAGCACCACGAACAGCGGCGCCAGGTTGTACCAGGCCGGCGGCACGCGCAGGCCGAAGTACGCCACCAGGGGCAGCAAGAGCAGCAGCGCGGGCCGCCGCCAGCACGCCAGCGCGAACACGCCCGCCATCGCCAGCCCCAGCAGCGGGAAGAAATCGCTGCGCACGAAGTACACCAGCAGGCCGCCGTCCTGGCGGCCCGCGAACTGGCTGCCCTGCTGCGACAGGCCGGCCAGCAGGTCGGCAAGCGGGAACGGATAGGCCAGCACGATCAGGCCCTGCACCGCGAGCACGGCCGGCAGGCCCAGGGGCGCGCCCCGCCACAGGGCCCGCTGGTCGTGCGCGTCGAGCGTGAGCAGCGCATGCGCTGCCGCCAGCAGGCAGGCCGTGGGCTGCGTCCAGGCCAGCAGGCCGATGCTGGCCACCCAGGCCCAGGCCATGCCGCGCACGCGCCATGCATGGCCCAGCAGCGCGATGGGCATGGCGAGCGTTTCGGGCCGAAAGCCCAGCTTGGCCTGCAAGGCACCAACCACCGCGATCAGCAGTGCGGTGGCCCACACGCCATGGCGGCTGCCGAAGCCCCAGGCCAGCGCCAGGGCCGTCAGGCCCATGGTGATCGCCAGCGCGATGAAGCCGCCCTGCAGCGAGCAATCGGGATTGAGCAGCGACAGCAGCCCGGGCCAGGCAATGCCGTGCCACACGTAGCGGTAGGCGCCGGTGG
This is a stretch of genomic DNA from Hydrogenophaga crocea. It encodes these proteins:
- a CDS encoding PhoX family protein, encoding MSDSPQDVSRRQLLLGGTGAAVAAAFGGPIAALANTVDQAYTAQCLPDDASVRTDSPYGPVAPVNDQTTGLPLVQLPAGFTYKSYGWAGDVMSDGLITPNSHDGMGVVLSRRVGRSNEIILVRNHERSTSSSAANIVGASRESVAKYDTGITGTSYQIGGNTNLVWRDGSWVSSYATLGGIYRPCAGGATTWGSWLSNEEILSNNVSSTGKKHGYIFEVPADTSLNAADPTPIVAMGRMAHEASAIDPATGYWYLTEDQGNANTLYRFRPNNLSGGLGSLHQGGLLEGLAVVGQPNADLRYPTLCQEFQCAWVPVDSPDADAATISTTVGSVTGSGPFRGAYANGGAIFGANEGCWVANGTVFFTDKATSAAGNGRPARSGVIWALDLATLVLKAIFVGRDRVIGNSPDNICVSPRGGLLFCEDGGTSSPTSGTIVAQELKVLTPEGKTYTFASHNFNFTSAQMQAVGKAGSNAGNHRNTEWAGSVFSPDGRVLFVNLYTPGVTLAITGPWSKGSL
- a CDS encoding ExeM/NucH family extracellular endonuclease, with protein sequence MPLRSAHHRPVPSTARLRRLSLAMSLALPLSAMATDVPQALPFAQNWSNAGLITTANNWSGVPGIVGYVVAGPTTGGIDPQTVLAPSTDVNVAPNQTAPNTYSTGGVAEFALADPVVALAGSNGAHAPNIVLHLDTRGKQAVRVRYVLRDLDGSSDNAIQPVALQYRVGRSGNFINLPAGFVADATSGPSLATLVTPVDVVLPAAADNQAEVQVRIITTNAAGNDEWVGIDDIQVDGDSLGGGVNAPIATTCPANAAFDTGTGGSFAVSASDSDSVVNGATLAANTPAAITLSAFTPATLEGGSASATIAVAGSLAAGSYPVQINFANDELQTASCTVTIAVEGTTPIPQIQGSGARSPLEGQRVTTRGVVTRINSNGYFLQDPVGDGDPATSDGIFVFTSTAPTGVVALGNELRVTGTVTEFAVGTGAEAQARPVTELTGTTATLVSTGNSVAPVVITLPEVADGELERYEGMVVRIASPLTASQNFFQGRYGQVTLAAEGRLEKPTNRHPANSAEALAMAQDNARRRILLDDGSTQQNVNPTPYIGADNTLRAGDTLPDGLTGVIDYGLATNLADGLSDYRIHPIGPVNFVRSNPRPATPPAVGGNVRVGSFNVLNYFSTIDQAGASCFPGGTRSDCRGADSALELTRQRNKIVPAINGLGADIVGLMEIENNGNGAAQDLVNQLNAAAGAGTWAVVGLPTGGTGTDAIRVAMIYKPARVTPYGAALSDTAAIHNRPPLAQTFQLSNGERFTVVVNHFKSKGCDSGSPAADLDQGDGQGCFNDRRQQQAQALLGFIGQLQATDPDVLVIGDLNAYGKEDPILTLAGAGLVDQIDRFNGLGYSYVFDGEAGYLDHALATPTLSAQITGARHWAINADEPSIIDYNTEFKVGDPQCSGSCSPDYYQASVYRSSDHDPVLVGLSLLRPVQGTAGRDTLVGGAGDDRITGGPGADTLTGGAGADTFVYTDLRDGIDTITDFTPGTDRIDLSALLAAIGQNPASAIADGVVRLVDTAAGLSLQIDSDGSAGPIAARPLAVLRGVTAGQIQPARDLGL
- a CDS encoding 5'-nucleotidase C-terminal domain-containing protein yields the protein MKNRFTLGALAASLMLAGSLSAVQAETLTILHIGDQESWLISAQGNLRNDASQPISFYGGIDRLATVVANRKAAAPGTVLTLNAGDSFLPGPRLTASFANLATAHPDGGQDFYDAIANRRIGVDATTFGNHEFDLDNTGPVAARFAQVSGTTYLSVNLDFSVTPQFADLAAQGKVAASKVFTTAGGKKVGVIGVTTPLLPSISSPPAGIMKNWSAGNSELQNLQALLPLVQAEIDDLRNNQGVSVIVVMSHLQNAQNETGVMIPGLRGVDLVISGGGHELMTDSDDLLINSGVAPTYTQHPITALDAEGKAVPLVTGHFGNRYVGELRIDVDDSTGRVKGLLGSKMIRVSGAAADADAVTGDATIQAQVVQPVSSYIAALNAQVIGTTGVKLNGPTHVACSPAPCQYVAGVRNADTGLGNLVADAQRFAGKAEVAIQNGGGIRTSIAVPGNVTVGDTFNVLPFTNLVKRAPAMNAAQLKDLMEHSVAASTPTGSAQGRFAQVSGMQVVYDTTRTPRGTAVGSGDRIRRIVLDDGTVLVDNGQVVSPRVFSFATIDFTANGGDGYPFAANGVVFENNVNTITYQEALASFIRAPKAEGGLQRLNAADGDEITANMYGIENAFDRHGRLIDLAVAQSTPGIVINGTAGRDTLVGTAGDDVITGGAGADTLTGGAGGDRFVYTSVRDAGDTITDFTPYADKIDLSALLASLGVVGDGVASGHIGRVDVIGGVQLLIDTDGSAGPIAPRPLVLLKGLTAAQFVPGRDLIGNTAP
- a CDS encoding PEP-CTERM sorting domain-containing protein, whose protein sequence is MKTTRQLLAAAALIVTGVAPALAQGTTFQNGSFDAGQTGWTLWGDAQIRTTGSKTAVLSTATTAYEDDAPLPAGFNNNSGVSPVNFYEAPSIAGLLPTALDIGGYAIEASAISQDFFATAGDTLSIKFDWAFLSTESINPDFAFIAINDTVVKFTDAFTLPNVSTFNSTFGDFNDVAWGWSNASFSYTANASGAVRLVLGVVDLNDDLSTSELRLDNISVSAVPEPETIAMLLAGLGVIGAAARRRAPARTAA
- a CDS encoding PEP-CTERM sorting domain-containing protein, whose protein sequence is MQTVRSIARAAVLALGLAASLGHAQSLSTQGGKSLDLPSRFDPVWWGDAATYTGGFDLDSVLRNARLVLDGPATLSFTVVGTEAADRPGWGWGHWSHWGHWSHWGHDHPAKGRHDTARDAQRLPFTLGQSLSFEQASAGRVDLSVLDDLVGARWGHLRPHALVLSEDASSALLFFNIGRDKGRPDFDDLIVRVSVSPVPEPETALLWLAGLAGLGGWLRHRRGKAVAAG